The DNA segment AAATAATCGTCCATATGAATTGCATCAATATCATATCGCTGAACTATATCTTTTACAATTTTACAGATGTAATTTCGACTTTGAGGAAGTCCAGGGTCAAAGTAAATCTGTTTCCCGTACTTAACAAACCATTCGGGGTGTTGATGATATATGTGAGAATGATGAATAGTTTCATTATCGGAAACGGCAATTCTGTATGGATTAAGCCAAGCGTGAAACTCTATACATCTTTTGTGAGCCTCCTCTATAAGAAACTCCATAGGGTCGAAATTGTTGTCGGGAGCCTTACCTTGTTGCCCTGTAAAGTGTTTACTCCAAGGCTCGATTTCAGAATAATAAAAAGCATCAGCACAAGGTCGTGCTTGAAAAACTATAGCGTTAAAATTGTAAGCCTTCAAGCTATCCAACATATTAATAAAATACGTTTGCATTTCAGATGCCGACATATTTTTGTAACGGTCTTGCCACATAGTGCTAATCCAAACTCCTCGAAACTCTCTCTTAGTTGTTGTTTGAGCAGCGGTATTAAAAGATAGCGATATAAGAATGGCAATTATTAAGACTAAAGTTCTCATTTATTGTTTGTTTTATCGAAAACAAAGGTAAAACAAAATAAGAAAAACATACTATGATTTTTGAAAAACTCACTATGTTTCCTCTCGCAACTCACTGTGATGCGACACAAAACTCAGTCAGGTTTTTTTGTAACACAGTACAAGAAAGTTAAAAACTAAAAACTAAAAGATAAAAGTTGAAAAACCTCGATGAAATCAGGGATTTTTTGGTTTTACAACGTTTCACCAAAAGCCCGTAGGCAACGCTTCGCTCGCCGTACGGCTATGGAAGTTTTACCCCTTTGGGTATCCTAACTTTTATCTTTTAGTTTTTAGTTTTTAACTTGTGAAACACAAAGCTTCACTTAAGGGCTTCTCTCTACTAAGAGACCCCTGCTCTCTCTACTGAGATAGGCGAGGTCTCTCTTAGTAGAACGACGGGGTGGTTTAAGTATAAAGACGAGACCGTTCTACTAAGAGCGACATCGGGTCTCTACTAAGAAACAGCTCGCCTATCTACTAAGAAAGGCGAGGGGTATCTAATAAGAAGCAACCGTCCTCTCTACTAAGAGCAACAAGGGAGTTCTCCTAAGAAGCGGAGAGAGAGTTCTATTAAGGGCAACGAAGTGCTTCGCAAGAGAGATATAGCCGTTCATTTGTCCAGTCGCTCATTTTTACGCTCTTCTCCGAGAGTTAAGATATTACAGATAGTTGCTTGTCGGGGTCGTTTGTTTACTCTCTTGCCTTCTCTCTCAAATTAAGCAAAGGGTCGATAATATCAAAATAATATAGAAAAGAGAAGTATTGTGAAAATAAGTAAGTAGAGGAAATGTTGAGAATTAGGTAGAAATAGAAAAAATAAAGATAAAACTTTCGCTGAATAGTTACTTCAAAACTGCTAAAAGTTAAAAAAACGACAAAATATTTGCTTTCCAAATCTAAAATGCGTTAATTTACACCTTAGTTATATATAGAGAAAAAATGAAAACAAAGAAATTAATAGGAGTAATCGCCATTTTAGGGATTGCTACAGTAGCTGCAATCGTTATTTTTAATACGATTGTTAACAATAACGACAAGAACAAAGGTGCAAATACGTTTATTAATGAAGAAAATGTAATTGTAGCTTCAGTATCTAAACCAGATTATATTAATCAGCATTTCTTTGACGCTAGCCAGTATGCCGACTCTGTAAAATTTATTCGCTTGGAGACCACAGACGAGAGTTTAATAGGAGGCATAACCGAATTGTTGTTTGATGATGATTATGTCATTGTTGCTGATCGCAAGACTGCTTCTATCTTTTTCTTTGACTACGAAGGTAATTATTCCCACAAAATTAATAGGCGAGGACAAGGTGAAGGTGAATATCTTAGCTTAAGTCATGTAATGCTTGATAAAGAGAATGATGAAATTATAATTCTTGACATGAATTTACGAGCACTATTAAGATATGATTATCAAGGCAATCAAATTTCAAAGATAAGTAACTTTGACGATGATATGGTTCCTAGGGATATAATCAAACTTCCATCTGGCGATTTCTTATGCTATCGACAAGACCGTCTTGGAGATGAGGAAAAATGGCAAGCAGGAGTATGGAAAGTAAAAAAAGATGGTTCTTTGGATAAATTTATATATACATTAGATTTTGATACTAATTCTAGCTTCGTTCAATCTGTATATCATCTATCTTATCTCCATGATGGCAAAATAAGTTTTGTAGACCAAAACAAAACGGCGGTATTCAGTATAGATGAAAATGATATTGTAAGCAAAATAGTTGAATTTAAAGTTCCTGGAAAAACGCTGGCTGAGATGCCAACTGTAGATAAATCTGATGGTGGTTATTATAGCATTTTTTGCAGTGAAGAAAAAGGAGATTATATATTTACTCAATGGATAGATCCTGAGAATAGAGTATTTCAAACTATTTTAACAAAAAGTACTGGAAAAATAGAAACTGGTATGGCTTTCTATCCTTTTGTATTTGGCACACACCTCCCTGGCAACAGTTTTGTTAGAAATAATAATCCTAAAATTTCTTCATCTTACTTTTACCC comes from the Dysgonomonadaceae bacterium PH5-43 genome and includes:
- a CDS encoding hypothetical protein (product_source=Hypo-rule applied; cath_funfam=2.120.10.30,2.60.40.10; pfam=PF17170; superfamily=101898; transmembrane_helix_parts=Inside_1_6,TMhelix_7_29,Outside_30_405); the encoded protein is MKTKKLIGVIAILGIATVAAIVIFNTIVNNNDKNKGANTFINEENVIVASVSKPDYINQHFFDASQYADSVKFIRLETTDESLIGGITELLFDDDYVIVADRKTASIFFFDYEGNYSHKINRRGQGEGEYLSLSHVMLDKENDEIIILDMNLRALLRYDYQGNQISKISNFDDDMVPRDIIKLPSGDFLCYRQDRLGDEEKWQAGVWKVKKDGSLDKFIYTLDFDTNSSFVQSVYHLSYLHDGKISFVDQNKTAVFSIDENDIVSKIVEFKVPGKTLAEMPTVDKSDGGYYSIFCSEEKGDYIFTQWIDPENRVFQTILTKSTGKIETGMAFYPFVFGTHLPGNSFVRNNNPKISSSYFYPSTILQYTQLDLPDEYKQPAEKIIEGMTLEEIEDSNPIIQLLYIK